In the genome of Desulfovibrionales bacterium, one region contains:
- the cooS gene encoding anaerobic carbon-monoxide dehydrogenase catalytic subunit — protein sequence MERKRMAFCPSICPGIECEASNQVLEFANQKGVKTFVQRVEGRGLDRCQFGAGGTCCRNCSMGPCMMIEGVPESIGICGATPATTAARNFCRMIASGAAAHIDHGRETVMGFLASVRGEAPYTIKDERKLLSTAQLFEIRTEGRSIKDIAIDLGEKALAEFGKQEGGLRFIKRAPAKRRELWKKLGVLPRGIDREVVEIMHRTHMGTDQDFANLILQGTRCALADGWGASMISTELQDIMFGTPVPIRATVNLGVLKEDQVNVVVHGHEPLLSEALAMVSEEPEILAAAQAVGAKGVQLSGVCCTGNEILMRHGIPIAGSFIQQEIVLATGAVEAMIVDIQCIMQSLPTVAQCYHTEIITTSPRAKIPGATHIEFGHHDALETARKIIKRAIARYPQRGQVNIPQRKTDVVAGFSHETINHMLGGSFRASYRPLNDNIINGRIRGVGAVVGCDSARVRSGYVHTTVVKELIANNVLVLVTGCAATACGREGLLTPEAASLCGPGLKEVCEAVGMPPVLHMGSCVDNSRILIAATEIVNEGGLGDDISQIPAVGCAPEWMSEKAIAIGQYCVTSGANVVFGHTFPTTKSQVMTDYLFKEMLNLYGGCWGVEDTPEEMARWMIKAIDSRREALGIHQKKERVLFDMAMRREL from the coding sequence ATGGAAAGGAAGAGAATGGCCTTTTGCCCTTCGATTTGCCCGGGCATCGAATGTGAGGCCAGCAATCAGGTCCTTGAATTTGCTAACCAGAAAGGGGTTAAAACCTTTGTTCAGCGGGTAGAAGGAAGAGGTTTAGACCGCTGTCAGTTTGGAGCAGGAGGCACTTGTTGTCGCAACTGTTCTATGGGGCCTTGTATGATGATTGAAGGTGTCCCGGAGTCCATAGGCATCTGCGGGGCCACGCCGGCAACGACTGCGGCCCGGAACTTCTGCCGCATGATAGCCTCCGGTGCGGCGGCCCACATTGACCATGGCCGGGAAACAGTCATGGGCTTCCTGGCGTCCGTCCGAGGCGAGGCTCCGTACACCATAAAGGACGAGAGGAAACTCCTTTCCACGGCTCAACTCTTCGAGATCAGAACTGAGGGGCGGAGCATAAAGGATATCGCTATCGATCTCGGTGAAAAAGCTTTGGCGGAGTTCGGTAAGCAGGAGGGAGGGCTGCGCTTCATAAAACGCGCTCCCGCCAAGCGACGGGAACTCTGGAAAAAGCTGGGTGTCCTGCCACGGGGGATAGACCGTGAGGTCGTTGAAATAATGCACCGTACCCATATGGGAACCGACCAGGATTTTGCCAACCTCATCCTGCAGGGGACGCGGTGCGCCTTGGCCGACGGCTGGGGCGCCTCCATGATTTCCACCGAATTGCAAGACATTATGTTCGGCACGCCCGTGCCCATCAGGGCTACCGTTAATCTCGGTGTTTTGAAAGAAGATCAGGTCAACGTCGTAGTACACGGTCACGAGCCGCTCCTTTCTGAGGCCCTGGCCATGGTGTCTGAGGAGCCGGAAATCTTGGCAGCCGCCCAGGCGGTGGGAGCCAAAGGAGTGCAGCTGTCAGGGGTGTGTTGCACAGGTAACGAAATTCTCATGCGCCACGGCATACCCATAGCAGGTAGCTTCATCCAGCAGGAGATAGTCCTGGCTACCGGTGCTGTTGAAGCCATGATAGTGGATATCCAGTGCATCATGCAGTCTCTCCCGACCGTGGCCCAGTGCTACCACACCGAGATTATTACTACCTCCCCGAGGGCAAAGATACCTGGGGCTACGCACATCGAGTTCGGCCATCACGATGCCCTGGAAACAGCCAGGAAAATTATAAAACGTGCTATCGCTCGTTACCCGCAAAGGGGTCAGGTAAATATCCCGCAGCGCAAGACGGACGTCGTGGCCGGTTTCAGCCACGAGACGATTAACCACATGTTGGGCGGCTCTTTCCGGGCCTCCTATCGGCCGTTGAACGACAACATAATTAACGGACGCATTCGCGGTGTGGGCGCTGTGGTCGGCTGTGACAGCGCCCGTGTCCGCTCCGGATATGTGCATACCACGGTAGTGAAGGAACTGATTGCCAACAATGTGCTCGTACTGGTGACCGGGTGCGCGGCTACGGCATGCGGGCGTGAAGGACTCCTTACCCCGGAGGCGGCCAGCCTTTGCGGACCGGGGCTGAAAGAGGTCTGCGAGGCGGTCGGTATGCCCCCCGTACTCCATATGGGATCCTGCGTTGACAACAGCCGCATCCTTATCGCAGCTACGGAGATTGTAAACGAAGGCGGTTTGGGAGACGATATCAGCCAGATTCCCGCCGTAGGCTGTGCTCCGGAATGGATGAGCGAAAAGGCCATAGCCATCGGCCAGTACTGCGTAACCAGCGGTGCGAACGTTGTCTTCGGTCACACCTTCCCGACTACCAAGAGTCAGGTCATGACGGATTACCTTTTCAAAGAGATGCTCAATTTGTACGGCGGGTGTTGGGGGGTCGAAGACACACCGGAGGAAATGGCGCGATGGATGATAAAGGCCATCGACAGCAGGCGCGAGGCCCTCGGTATCCACCAGAAGAAGGAACGGGTACTCTTTGACATGGCCATGCGCAGAGAATTATAG
- a CDS encoding FAD-dependent oxidoreductase has protein sequence MGREQGAKSGAVVVIGGGVTGVQSALDLAGMGFYVYLVEKTGSIGGAMARLDKTFPTNDCSL, from the coding sequence ATGGGTAGAGAACAAGGTGCCAAGTCGGGTGCAGTAGTGGTAATCGGGGGCGGTGTGACTGGCGTCCAGTCTGCCCTTGACCTTGCCGGCATGGGTTTCTATGTCTATCTGGTGGAGAAGACAGGTTCGATCGGCGGGGCCATGGCCCGTCTCGACAAGACCTTTCCAACCAATGACTGTTCCCTTTGA
- a CDS encoding FAD-dependent oxidoreductase, protein MEAGRSPNIKILTNAGLESLEGEAGNFTARIHREPRFIDEDLCTACGQCTMYCPVFVTDGYNEGLAITKAPHKDYAQAVPAAFYIDPKKCLFLNHETCQICVPTCQAKAIDFSQKEEWLDLNVGAVILAPGFGRISDEVLSKYGYGRFPDVVTSLEFERIMCASGPSKGEIIRPSDGKHPKKIAFLQCIGSRDLTSGNGYCSSVCCMYSIKEATIVKEHAPDTDICLFYMDMRTPGKGFDASRQRAREQYGLTFIRSRVAGISEIDDRLRLSYVDRRGHHHEEDFDMVVLSVGLESPDDAQKLAKVAGIKLNEHDFCRTQTLLPLSTTRPGVYVAGAFQGPKDIPESVMQAMGTAAAAAEVLREVRGTAIVKKEYPPEMEVAPEPRIGVLVCHCGINIGGVVNVPEVVEYAATLDNVVSADGSLYACSQDSQKGIKDMIEKHNLNRVVVAACTPRTHEPSFQEALRDAGLNRCLFEMVNIRDQCSWVHAHEPAEATAKAKDLMRMAVAKARLLYPLPEQTVPVIPKALVIGGGIAGMTAALSIAEQGFDCFLVEKSAQLGGNLRRLNTVLTGEDPKQLLSEIEDKVRSHPRIRVYTSAGIEDISGYIGNFSTTINVEDGTEQIGHGVVVLATGGKEHQVSKYLYGQSKQVLTQLELEKILSSPEEATKIHDVVMIQCAGSRGDDLSYCSKLCCGQAVKNSLKLKELNPKANVYVLYRDIRTYGFMEDYYRQAREKGVVFVEYESSNPPVVSEEGGRVAVEFTDILLGEKVKIEPSLVVLSVGVVPSDVEGLAKMLKVPLTADNFFLEAHVKLRPVELAVAGVYVCGLAHSPKPVDESISQAKAASAKACIPLAKGVVAVEPIVSSVDKDKCIGCGICESLCPFKAIRLVKADKKKKAETIAASCKGCGICASHCPTMAISMGGFTNEEIVAQIRAFGGSH, encoded by the coding sequence GTGGAGGCCGGTCGGTCTCCTAACATAAAGATTCTTACAAATGCCGGTCTTGAGTCGTTGGAGGGAGAGGCGGGGAATTTTACCGCCCGAATACATCGTGAGCCTCGGTTTATCGACGAGGACCTGTGTACGGCCTGCGGTCAGTGCACTATGTATTGTCCGGTCTTTGTGACGGACGGGTACAACGAGGGACTGGCTATCACAAAGGCTCCGCACAAGGACTACGCGCAGGCGGTGCCCGCAGCGTTTTACATTGACCCGAAGAAATGTCTCTTCTTGAATCATGAGACGTGTCAGATTTGCGTCCCGACGTGTCAGGCCAAGGCCATCGACTTCAGTCAGAAAGAAGAATGGCTGGATCTTAATGTGGGAGCAGTGATACTTGCTCCCGGGTTTGGGCGGATCTCCGACGAGGTCCTTTCGAAGTATGGTTACGGACGCTTTCCGGATGTCGTGACCAGTCTTGAATTCGAGAGGATTATGTGTGCCTCCGGGCCTTCGAAAGGAGAGATAATAAGGCCGTCCGATGGCAAGCACCCCAAGAAGATCGCTTTCCTCCAGTGCATCGGATCGAGAGACCTTACCTCCGGGAACGGGTATTGCTCTTCCGTCTGCTGTATGTACTCCATCAAGGAGGCCACGATAGTCAAGGAGCACGCACCCGATACGGATATTTGCCTGTTCTACATGGACATGCGTACCCCGGGCAAAGGTTTCGACGCCAGTCGGCAACGGGCACGGGAACAATACGGCCTTACATTCATACGGAGCAGAGTAGCTGGTATTTCGGAGATAGACGACCGCCTCAGACTTTCGTACGTAGATCGCCGGGGACACCACCATGAAGAGGACTTCGACATGGTTGTCCTGTCGGTTGGCCTCGAGTCTCCCGACGATGCGCAGAAGCTGGCCAAGGTTGCCGGCATCAAGCTGAATGAACACGATTTTTGCCGTACCCAGACGCTGCTGCCCCTTAGCACGACGCGGCCGGGAGTATATGTAGCCGGTGCTTTTCAAGGACCGAAGGATATTCCTGAAAGCGTTATGCAGGCTATGGGCACGGCTGCGGCCGCGGCGGAGGTGTTGCGCGAAGTCCGTGGTACGGCCATCGTGAAAAAGGAGTATCCTCCGGAAATGGAGGTGGCGCCGGAGCCGCGGATCGGCGTTCTCGTCTGTCACTGTGGAATCAACATCGGCGGGGTGGTGAACGTTCCCGAAGTGGTTGAGTATGCGGCTACGCTCGACAACGTGGTATCGGCCGACGGGAGCCTCTACGCCTGTTCCCAGGACAGCCAGAAGGGCATTAAGGATATGATCGAAAAGCACAACCTTAACCGGGTGGTGGTGGCTGCCTGTACCCCGCGCACCCATGAACCTTCATTCCAGGAGGCGTTGAGAGACGCCGGACTGAACCGTTGCCTCTTCGAGATGGTCAACATAAGGGACCAGTGCTCATGGGTGCATGCCCATGAGCCGGCAGAGGCTACGGCCAAGGCCAAGGATCTGATGCGGATGGCTGTGGCCAAGGCGCGGTTGCTGTATCCGCTCCCGGAACAGACCGTACCCGTGATCCCGAAGGCCCTGGTAATCGGCGGGGGCATTGCAGGTATGACCGCGGCGCTCAGCATTGCCGAGCAAGGGTTCGACTGTTTCCTGGTGGAGAAGTCGGCCCAGTTGGGCGGTAATCTGAGGCGGCTGAATACCGTTCTGACCGGTGAAGATCCGAAACAGCTTCTGAGCGAAATCGAAGACAAAGTGCGAAGTCATCCCCGGATCAGGGTTTATACGAGCGCCGGTATTGAGGACATCTCCGGATACATCGGCAACTTCAGCACCACGATCAACGTCGAGGACGGCACGGAGCAGATAGGGCATGGCGTGGTGGTCCTGGCTACGGGTGGCAAGGAGCATCAGGTCAGCAAGTACCTGTATGGACAGTCAAAACAGGTACTGACTCAGCTGGAGCTGGAAAAAATTCTGTCGTCGCCTGAAGAGGCCACAAAGATCCATGACGTGGTCATGATTCAGTGCGCCGGATCAAGGGGTGACGACCTGTCCTATTGCAGTAAGCTCTGTTGCGGTCAGGCGGTCAAAAACTCCCTGAAGCTCAAGGAATTGAATCCCAAAGCCAATGTTTACGTCCTCTATCGGGACATCCGGACCTACGGCTTCATGGAGGACTACTATCGCCAGGCCAGGGAAAAGGGAGTCGTGTTCGTAGAATACGAGAGCTCAAATCCACCCGTGGTATCAGAGGAAGGGGGAAGAGTCGCCGTAGAATTTACTGACATCCTGCTGGGAGAAAAGGTGAAGATAGAGCCGAGCCTGGTCGTTCTGAGCGTGGGTGTTGTTCCCTCGGATGTGGAAGGGTTGGCGAAAATGCTCAAGGTTCCCTTGACCGCGGACAACTTTTTTCTGGAGGCCCACGTCAAACTGCGTCCGGTTGAACTGGCAGTAGCCGGGGTATATGTCTGTGGGTTGGCCCATTCACCGAAGCCCGTTGATGAGTCCATCAGCCAGGCGAAGGCGGCCTCGGCAAAGGCCTGTATTCCGCTGGCTAAGGGAGTGGTTGCCGTAGAACCGATCGTGTCCAGCGTAGATAAAGACAAGTGCATCGGGTGCGGCATATGTGAGAGCCTCTGTCCATTCAAAGCCATACGGCTCGTGAAGGCGGACAAGAAGAAAAAGGCGGAGACCATTGCCGCGTCGTGCAAGGGATGCGGTATATGTGCCTCCCATTGTCCGACCATGGCCATCTCCATGGGCGGCTTCACAAACGAAGAGATAGTAGCCCAGATACGGGCATTTGGCGGTAGTCATTAG
- a CDS encoding hydrogenase iron-sulfur subunit, with protein MTNDKFKPKILGFLCNWCCYAAADSAGVGRYQYPTNLRTIRIMCTGRLDPTFVLEGFACGADGIFVGGUHLGECHYQVGNYDAVLTAELVHAILEEVGVKPERFALDWVSAAEAPRFVDLITAFTRKIEGLGPMGQVEGKEREELLVKLAAARQAAGIMKVRAGLGNLAKDFRKEGDYGLDVVKRKIDEKLGLMVKSEVGGQEILLRLERQGPLSTADLAGRVGWSPEEIGEYLGKLGKKGQVSEKDGRWTLA; from the coding sequence ATGACCAATGACAAATTTAAACCAAAGATACTCGGCTTTCTCTGCAACTGGTGTTGCTACGCTGCGGCCGATTCGGCCGGGGTGGGGCGGTATCAGTACCCAACGAATCTGCGTACCATCAGGATCATGTGCACCGGCCGGCTTGACCCCACGTTCGTTCTGGAGGGTTTTGCCTGCGGAGCGGACGGGATATTCGTCGGCGGTTGACACCTGGGTGAATGCCATTACCAGGTTGGTAATTACGACGCCGTACTGACAGCCGAATTGGTTCATGCCATTCTTGAGGAGGTGGGGGTCAAGCCCGAGCGTTTTGCCCTTGACTGGGTCTCGGCTGCCGAGGCCCCGCGATTCGTGGACCTCATTACTGCCTTCACTAGAAAGATAGAAGGCCTGGGACCCATGGGCCAGGTTGAGGGAAAGGAACGGGAGGAACTTTTGGTGAAACTCGCTGCCGCCAGACAGGCTGCGGGGATCATGAAGGTGCGGGCCGGCCTCGGCAATCTGGCCAAGGACTTCCGGAAGGAAGGCGACTATGGGCTTGACGTGGTGAAACGGAAGATCGACGAAAAGCTCGGTCTCATGGTGAAGTCCGAGGTGGGGGGCCAGGAGATATTGCTCAGGTTGGAGCGACAGGGTCCGCTGAGCACGGCCGATCTCGCCGGCCGGGTGGGGTGGTCGCCTGAGGAGATCGGGGAGTACCTGGGCAAACTGGGGAAGAAAGGGCAAGTCTCGGAGAAGGATGGACGCTGGACGTTGGCCTAA
- a CDS encoding 4Fe-4S binding protein produces the protein MALIRREDLDPDFKFVLADMPGAEDIRRCFACGTCTGICPVSRDNPLYDPRKIIHMVILGLKDRLLSSEMIWHCTRCDTCRFACPQGVRMSTVISALRQMAVQGEYVDLPTLQGWGKVARVKAGRCVGCLTCARVCLFEAIYRGKNKRAFVQVDPLKCRACGLCTVECPRGAIVVGRGDANNAMGRDEAGAAGI, from the coding sequence TTGGCACTTATACGTAGGGAAGATCTGGATCCGGACTTCAAGTTCGTACTGGCCGATATGCCGGGTGCGGAAGACATCAGGCGCTGTTTTGCCTGCGGCACGTGCACGGGCATCTGCCCCGTGAGCAGGGACAACCCCCTGTACGACCCGCGAAAGATCATACACATGGTCATTCTGGGTCTCAAAGACAGGCTTCTTTCTTCAGAAATGATCTGGCACTGCACACGGTGTGACACCTGCCGGTTTGCCTGCCCGCAGGGAGTGCGGATGAGTACCGTAATCAGTGCCCTGCGCCAGATGGCGGTTCAAGGGGAATACGTTGATCTTCCGACTCTGCAGGGCTGGGGCAAGGTGGCCAGAGTGAAAGCGGGACGCTGCGTGGGGTGCTTGACCTGCGCCCGCGTCTGTCTGTTCGAGGCCATCTACCGGGGAAAGAATAAGAGGGCCTTTGTTCAGGTTGATCCGCTGAAGTGTCGCGCTTGCGGGCTCTGTACGGTGGAATGCCCGCGAGGGGCAATTGTTGTGGGCAGAGGAGATGCGAACAATGCCATGGGAAGAGACGAGGCCGGGGCAGCCGGCATCTGA
- a CDS encoding methylenetetrahydrofolate reductase C-terminal domain-containing protein, protein MIVATRKPFDAIKQIVSGHKKVLIVGCGTCVAVCLAGGEKEVSILASQIRMALKLDGQRVQVDEATVERQCDREFLVDLGKRVNVSDYDMVISMACGAGVQLFSDVYDRSTVAPGLDTVFIGVAEGPGVWTERCRSCGDCVLGRTAGICPVTMCAKGLLNGPCGGTRHGKCEINPEMDCAWAKIYERLAVRGGLAQIRETLPPRKNSRQAFPAVLIHEAYKRRLKKDDTIV, encoded by the coding sequence GTGATCGTTGCGACAAGAAAACCGTTTGACGCTATCAAACAAATTGTTTCCGGACACAAGAAGGTCTTGATTGTGGGTTGCGGTACGTGTGTTGCCGTATGCCTGGCCGGAGGCGAGAAAGAGGTCTCCATCCTGGCTTCTCAGATTCGCATGGCCTTGAAGCTGGACGGGCAGAGGGTGCAGGTGGACGAAGCCACTGTCGAGAGACAATGTGACCGGGAATTCCTGGTTGACCTTGGTAAGAGAGTCAACGTGTCCGACTATGACATGGTGATCTCCATGGCATGTGGGGCGGGGGTCCAACTGTTCAGCGATGTCTATGACCGCAGCACGGTAGCTCCGGGATTGGACACGGTTTTTATCGGAGTGGCCGAGGGACCCGGCGTATGGACGGAACGGTGCCGGTCCTGCGGGGACTGCGTGCTGGGTAGGACGGCGGGCATCTGTCCGGTAACTATGTGTGCCAAGGGCCTCCTGAACGGCCCCTGTGGCGGGACGCGGCACGGAAAATGTGAGATCAACCCGGAGATGGATTGCGCCTGGGCCAAGATATATGAGCGTCTGGCGGTGCGTGGGGGCCTGGCACAGATACGCGAGACACTTCCACCCCGCAAGAACAGCAGACAGGCATTTCCTGCGGTATTGATCCACGAAGCCTACAAACGGAGACTAAAGAAAGATGACACGATCGTTTAG
- a CDS encoding methylenetetrahydrofolate reductase, whose amino-acid sequence MTRSFREALDSGRFLVTVEIAPPKGTDVGMVMSAIKDVKDVVDAVGVADNPGAVMTMSPWALCRVLAESGGEPIMHVSCRDRNRMALQSDLLGAAFLKIRNILCISGDHVSFGDHTDAMPVHDIDSVQLVEAIRGLVQGQDMTGHPLQGMPEFCVGAVANPEADPLQPQLFKFQKKIQSGVDFVVTHPVFNVDNLKPFLKEAREKKVKLLAGVRLLVSDEVPAYRDGSRPGLFVPENILAEIEGSGIDKGVEVAVRLIKSMKEKNLCDGVHISAPGHEEKIIDIIKAAGI is encoded by the coding sequence ATGACACGATCGTTTAGAGAAGCCCTCGATTCAGGAAGATTCTTGGTGACTGTGGAAATCGCCCCTCCAAAAGGTACGGACGTAGGCATGGTGATGTCGGCCATCAAGGATGTGAAGGACGTCGTTGATGCAGTTGGTGTGGCGGACAACCCGGGGGCGGTCATGACCATGAGCCCATGGGCCCTCTGCCGGGTGCTCGCGGAGAGCGGCGGGGAACCGATCATGCACGTCAGTTGCCGTGACCGAAACCGTATGGCCTTACAATCCGACCTGTTAGGGGCGGCTTTTTTAAAGATAAGAAATATTCTCTGTATAAGCGGCGATCACGTTTCTTTTGGCGACCATACCGATGCCATGCCGGTCCATGATATCGACTCTGTTCAACTTGTCGAGGCCATTCGCGGTCTCGTACAGGGCCAGGATATGACCGGACATCCGCTCCAGGGCATGCCTGAATTTTGCGTGGGGGCCGTGGCCAATCCGGAAGCCGATCCTCTGCAGCCGCAGCTTTTCAAGTTCCAAAAGAAGATCCAGTCTGGAGTTGACTTTGTGGTGACCCATCCGGTGTTCAATGTTGACAATCTCAAACCCTTCTTGAAGGAGGCGAGAGAAAAAAAGGTCAAGTTGCTGGCGGGTGTTCGCCTCCTGGTGTCTGACGAGGTCCCGGCGTACCGGGACGGCAGTCGCCCGGGGTTGTTTGTTCCGGAGAATATCCTTGCCGAGATTGAAGGGTCAGGTATAGACAAGGGAGTGGAAGTTGCGGTCCGGCTCATCAAGAGCATGAAGGAAAAGAACTTATGTGACGGGGTACACATTTCGGCCCCCGGTCATGAGGAAAAGATCATCGACATCATCAAGGCGGCGGGCATTTGA
- a CDS encoding 4Fe-4S dicluster domain-containing protein, which yields MENAMRIEPTWLATVESESGVKVSACYQCKKCTVGCPLTFAMDIYPDQVIRLVQMGQRERVLACNTVWVCSGCETCTTRCPNAVDVAGIMDYLKETAIRSGMEIPQPKTYVFHRAFLNEIRRRGRVFEAGLVGTYLRESGELKAKLEDKTLGEELALGWAMFKKGRMRLFPKGIKGKTEIREILK from the coding sequence ATGGAAAACGCGATGCGCATAGAGCCCACGTGGCTGGCGACGGTGGAAAGTGAGAGCGGGGTCAAGGTCTCCGCGTGCTACCAGTGCAAAAAGTGCACGGTCGGCTGTCCCCTGACTTTCGCTATGGACATCTACCCCGATCAGGTGATTCGTCTGGTTCAGATGGGACAGCGGGAGCGGGTTCTCGCGTGCAACACGGTCTGGGTCTGTTCGGGTTGTGAGACGTGCACCACCCGTTGTCCGAACGCGGTAGATGTGGCCGGAATAATGGACTACCTCAAGGAAACGGCGATCCGGAGCGGAATGGAGATTCCGCAGCCCAAGACATACGTCTTTCACAGGGCGTTTTTGAACGAGATAAGGAGACGGGGCCGGGTATTCGAAGCCGGTCTCGTGGGAACCTACCTGAGGGAGAGCGGGGAGCTGAAGGCCAAACTGGAAGACAAAACCCTCGGCGAAGAACTCGCCCTCGGTTGGGCCATGTTCAAGAAGGGCCGCATGCGCCTCTTCCCCAAGGGTATCAAGGGCAAGACAGAGATCAGGGAAATCTTGAAATAG
- a CDS encoding CoB--CoM heterodisulfide reductase iron-sulfur subunit B family protein, with translation MEKVSYYPGCSLEGTARDYSESIHAVCQELGIGLDELADWSCCGASSAHSIDHRASIGLPRRNLVIAGRAGRDLVVPCPLCYNRLKAAEKDAASGERRVRIWDLANYMGREEVLNIIKGKVTRPLAGIRAVCYYGCMSSRPPKITDADDCENPMSMDRILACLGAEVVPWSYKTDCCGASHAIPRQYLVFELVGRLYQRAVAAGANCIAVSCQMCQANLDMYQDKINQSMRTDYYLPVLYFTELMGLAMGHRDVSTWFSRHFVDPTALLTQAGLAP, from the coding sequence ATGGAAAAAGTCAGTTATTACCCCGGTTGCTCGTTGGAAGGAACGGCCAGAGACTACAGCGAATCGATCCACGCTGTCTGCCAGGAATTGGGAATCGGTCTGGATGAGCTGGCGGACTGGAGCTGTTGCGGCGCCAGCTCCGCCCACAGCATCGACCATAGGGCTTCTATCGGCCTTCCACGCAGGAACCTGGTTATAGCCGGCCGCGCGGGTCGTGATCTGGTGGTGCCCTGTCCCCTTTGCTACAATCGGCTCAAGGCTGCCGAAAAGGATGCCGCTTCCGGTGAACGGCGCGTCAGGATATGGGACCTGGCCAACTATATGGGGCGCGAAGAAGTACTGAATATAATCAAAGGAAAGGTAACGAGGCCGCTTGCCGGGATAAGAGCCGTTTGTTACTACGGGTGTATGTCCAGCCGTCCGCCTAAAATTACGGACGCCGACGACTGCGAAAACCCGATGAGCATGGACCGTATTCTGGCGTGCCTAGGCGCCGAGGTAGTTCCCTGGTCGTACAAGACGGACTGCTGTGGAGCGAGCCACGCCATTCCCAGGCAGTACCTGGTTTTCGAACTGGTCGGGAGACTGTACCAGCGGGCCGTGGCGGCCGGGGCCAACTGTATCGCCGTGTCCTGCCAGATGTGCCAGGCCAATCTGGATATGTATCAGGACAAAATAAACCAGTCCATGAGAACCGATTACTACTTGCCCGTCCTGTATTTTACGGAACTCATGGGTCTGGCCATGGGACATAGGGATGTCAGTACCTGGTTTTCCCGCCACTTTGTGGATCCTACGGCCCTTTTGACGCAGGCGGGGCTTGCGCCTTAA